One stretch of Fibrobacter sp. UBA4297 DNA includes these proteins:
- a CDS encoding pyridoxamine 5'-phosphate oxidase family protein: protein MEEVEKFIKEAGTYFLATVDGDQPKVRPFGTINIFEGKLYIQTGKSKNVSKQIQANGKVQLCAVDKFGSKWLRLSGTLVRDDRREPKVDMLEHYPSLKAMYSPDDENTEVLYFKDATATFCSFTEAPRTVKF from the coding sequence ATGGAAGAAGTTGAAAAATTCATCAAGGAAGCTGGTACTTATTTCCTCGCAACAGTCGATGGCGACCAGCCGAAAGTCCGTCCGTTCGGAACTATCAACATTTTCGAAGGCAAACTCTACATCCAGACAGGAAAGTCTAAGAATGTCTCGAAGCAAATCCAGGCAAACGGCAAGGTACAGCTTTGTGCCGTGGATAAGTTTGGCAGCAAGTGGTTACGTTTGAGCGGAACGCTTGTCCGCGATGACCGCCGTGAACCGAAAGTCGACATGCTCGAACATTACCCGTCACTCAAGGCGATGTATTCCCCGGATGACGAAAACACCGAAGTCCTCTATTTCAAGGATGCGACCGCCACGTTCTGCAGTTTCACTGAAGCTCCGCGCACTGTGAAGTTCTAA
- a CDS encoding O-acetyl-ADP-ribose deacetylase, with the protein MIDIEIIQGDITKLKVDAIVNAANCSLLGGGGVDGAIHRAAGPELLQACIPLKGCETGQAKITPGFKLPAKFVIHTPGPIYNDGQHGEPELLRSCYENCLALAEENNCETVAFPAISCGVYGYPWEAATEIAVKTVRNFPAKNVKKVIFCCFGERMEAVYKSAVGTH; encoded by the coding sequence ATGATCGATATTGAAATTATCCAGGGCGATATTACCAAGCTTAAAGTCGATGCCATCGTGAATGCTGCCAACTGTTCGCTGTTGGGTGGCGGCGGTGTCGATGGTGCAATTCATCGTGCAGCAGGTCCGGAACTTTTGCAGGCATGTATTCCCCTAAAAGGTTGTGAGACGGGTCAGGCCAAAATCACTCCTGGGTTTAAGCTCCCGGCAAAGTTTGTGATCCATACTCCGGGACCGATTTATAATGATGGCCAGCATGGCGAACCCGAGCTTTTGAGGTCGTGCTATGAAAACTGCCTTGCACTTGCCGAAGAAAACAATTGCGAGACGGTTGCCTTCCCTGCTATATCTTGTGGGGTCTATGGCTACCCTTGGGAGGCTGCTACCGAGATTGCCGTGAAAACTGTCCGAAACTTCCCTGCAAAAAATGTCAAGAAAGTCATCTTCTGTTGTTTCGGTGAACGGATGGAAGCGGTTTATAAATCAGCTGTCGGCACGCACTAG
- a CDS encoding VOC family protein, with protein MKIEHVAIWVKDIDKVCEFYRKYFGGVVHSIYHNPAKQFTSRFITFDDGARLEVMHRPDIIVGIEEIVPRETLPDTQHLGFTHLSFSVGSKEDVDHMTQQMSSDGISVVGQPRTTGDGYYESVVLDPKGNRIEITI; from the coding sequence ATGAAGATTGAACATGTTGCCATCTGGGTTAAAGATATCGACAAGGTATGCGAGTTCTACCGGAAATATTTCGGCGGGGTAGTTCACTCGATTTACCATAACCCAGCAAAACAATTTACCAGCCGGTTCATCACCTTCGATGATGGTGCCCGCCTGGAAGTCATGCATCGCCCTGACATCATTGTAGGGATAGAAGAAATTGTTCCACGTGAAACACTGCCAGATACTCAACATCTTGGTTTCACCCATCTTTCCTTTTCCGTTGGTTCAAAAGAAGATGTAGACCATATGACCCAGCAAATGTCTTCCGATGGAATTTCCGTTGTAGGTCAACCGAGAACTACCGGCGATGGATATTATGAAAGTGTGGTACTCGATCCCAAAGGGAACAGAATAGAAATTACTATATGA
- a CDS encoding 16S rRNA (guanine(527)-N(7))-methyltransferase RsmG — MSYRTNKAQQNLLNQFLSEHGVQLSEETLDKLYQFADLVVDTKEYGNLISAKDSEKFLSRHIADSLVPFVFMGKEISAQGGKLRWADMGAGAGCPVFPLAIAMPNVQFYAVEPRHMRVNFMQMVKEKLHLDNLTVVGKRFETSGLTDLDFISCRALSTFENDWERAKVGLKKDGTFVTLKSFNNIAHLENDPKVHIQKYELPEEEQVYALVTRGNND; from the coding sequence TTGAGTTACAGAACTAACAAAGCGCAGCAAAATCTCTTGAACCAGTTCCTTTCGGAACATGGTGTACAGCTGTCCGAAGAGACCCTCGACAAGCTTTATCAGTTTGCAGACTTGGTGGTGGACACCAAGGAATATGGCAACTTGATTTCGGCAAAGGATTCCGAGAAGTTTTTGAGCAGGCACATCGCCGACTCGCTCGTCCCGTTTGTGTTTATGGGGAAGGAAATTTCCGCTCAGGGTGGCAAACTCCGTTGGGCCGATATGGGTGCTGGTGCAGGTTGCCCAGTTTTCCCGCTTGCGATTGCCATGCCAAACGTGCAATTCTATGCGGTTGAACCACGCCACATGCGCGTGAACTTTATGCAGATGGTCAAGGAAAAACTCCACTTGGACAACTTGACTGTCGTCGGCAAGCGCTTTGAAACTTCCGGCCTGACCGACCTTGACTTTATCAGCTGCCGTGCCCTCTCGACTTTCGAAAACGACTGGGAACGCGCTAAAGTTGGACTCAAGAAAGATGGCACATTCGTCACTCTCAAGAGTTTCAACAACATTGCCCATTTGGAAAATGATCCGAAAGTGCATATCCAGAAGTATGAACTTCCAGAAGAAGAACAGGTGTACGCTCTAGTCACCCGAGGTAATAATGACTAA
- a CDS encoding ParA family protein — translation MTKIIAICNQKGGVGKTTTAVNLAASFAALEKKTLLLDMDPQGNASQGLGFMESQDMDIHEILDMAGNPDNLTLENIKPAILDTSLEYLKVITSGPDLAVMEIELVNAMSRERRLERVMNVLKQEFDFIIIDAPPSLNLLTINTLTAATSVLIPVQCEYYALQGMTELFKTIREVQKNLNSNLKIEGALLTMYDSRLSLSKQVAEEVRENLSDTVFQTMIPRNVKLSEAPSHGKPVILYDVQSTGSQSYMKLAEEILNKEK, via the coding sequence ATGACTAAAATTATCGCCATATGCAACCAAAAAGGTGGCGTCGGTAAAACTACTACGGCCGTGAACTTGGCCGCGAGTTTTGCAGCCCTTGAAAAAAAGACACTTCTTTTAGACATGGACCCGCAGGGTAATGCCTCTCAAGGTCTCGGTTTCATGGAATCCCAGGACATGGATATCCACGAAATTCTGGACATGGCTGGTAATCCGGACAACCTCACGCTCGAAAACATCAAGCCCGCCATCTTGGATACGTCACTTGAATACCTCAAGGTCATCACTTCTGGACCGGACCTCGCCGTCATGGAAATTGAACTTGTCAACGCCATGAGCCGTGAACGCAGACTTGAACGCGTGATGAACGTTCTCAAGCAGGAGTTCGATTTTATCATCATCGACGCTCCTCCGAGCCTGAACTTACTCACAATTAATACACTGACGGCCGCAACGAGCGTGCTCATTCCGGTGCAGTGTGAATATTATGCATTGCAGGGTATGACTGAACTTTTCAAGACCATCCGTGAAGTCCAGAAGAATCTGAACTCCAACTTGAAAATCGAAGGCGCCCTCCTCACGATGTACGATTCCCGTCTGAGTCTTTCGAAGCAGGTTGCCGAAGAAGTTCGCGAAAACTTGAGCGACACTGTTTTCCAGACGATGATTCCGCGCAACGTGAAACTCTCCGAAGCTCCGTCCCACGGCAAGCCGGTCATCCTTTACGATGTGCAGAGCACAGGTTCGCAGTCGTACATGAAACTCGCCGAAGAAATATTGAATAAGGAAAAATAG
- a CDS encoding ParB/RepB/Spo0J family partition protein produces MGKQALGRGLSAIFKAHDVLGNSVDNAINNTAAPENAQQDNQKIVEINIDLIDPNPFQPRKFFDDDELVELAETIEKHGLIQPIAVRKVGDRYQIISGERRTRASKLANCRTIKAQVYENLDDKTMSEWALIENIQRVDLNPIEVAQSYQQLIDNHNYTHDDLAKTVGKSRSAITNALRLLKLPNQVQAWIQEGKLAGGAARALCSEKIADSEALAKRVIEEGLNVRQIEAIARGEDPFAQTRDESGETREAEPENVAAASEEDEMPEVHGSEPRPKPELSADLKNFENRLETFFGTKVALNPNAKDQTKGTIVINYYSMDDLTRIQEIMDNR; encoded by the coding sequence ATGGGTAAACAAGCACTTGGTCGCGGTCTCTCTGCAATTTTTAAGGCACACGATGTTCTCGGCAACTCTGTCGATAACGCTATCAACAATACCGCTGCTCCTGAAAACGCACAGCAGGACAACCAGAAAATCGTCGAAATCAACATCGACTTGATTGACCCGAACCCGTTCCAGCCGCGTAAGTTCTTCGACGACGACGAACTTGTCGAACTTGCTGAAACCATCGAAAAGCACGGACTCATCCAGCCGATTGCTGTCCGCAAGGTGGGCGACCGTTATCAGATTATCAGCGGTGAACGCCGTACTCGTGCATCGAAACTTGCCAACTGCAGAACCATCAAGGCTCAGGTTTACGAAAATCTCGACGACAAGACCATGAGCGAATGGGCTCTCATCGAGAACATCCAGCGTGTGGACTTGAACCCGATTGAAGTGGCACAGTCTTACCAGCAGTTGATTGACAACCACAACTACACGCACGACGACTTGGCCAAAACAGTCGGCAAGTCCCGTTCCGCCATCACAAACGCACTTCGTCTTTTGAAGCTCCCAAACCAGGTCCAGGCCTGGATTCAGGAAGGCAAACTTGCAGGCGGTGCCGCCCGTGCTCTCTGCAGTGAAAAAATTGCAGACTCGGAAGCTCTCGCAAAGCGCGTCATCGAAGAAGGATTGAACGTCCGCCAGATCGAAGCTATTGCCCGTGGCGAAGATCCGTTTGCTCAGACGAGAGACGAGAGTGGAGAGACGAGAGAAGCGGAACCTGAAAATGTCGCAGCCGCTTCCGAAGAAGATGAAATGCCGGAAGTCCACGGCAGCGAACCGAGGCCGAAGCCGGAACTCAGCGCCGACCTTAAGAACTTCGAAAACAGGCTCGAAACATTCTTCGGTACAAAGGTTGCAC